A single window of Lusitaniella coriacea LEGE 07157 DNA harbors:
- a CDS encoding circadian clock KaiB family protein, with protein MVMNKIVLNLYVTGETPRTRRAIANLYRICEEELKENYQIVIIDVLEQPNLAESEKILVTPTLVKQLPPPLRRMIGDLSDKSQVLLGLEIDSES; from the coding sequence CTGGTAATGAATAAAATCGTGCTGAATTTATATGTTACGGGTGAAACGCCAAGAACAAGACGGGCGATCGCGAACCTATACAGAATCTGCGAAGAAGAATTAAAAGAAAACTATCAAATTGTTATTATCGATGTCCTCGAACAACCCAACCTCGCAGAATCCGAAAAAATCCTCGTCACCCCCACCCTCGTGAAGCAATTACCCCCACCACTCAGACGAATGATTGGCGATCTTTCCGATAAGTCTCAAGTCTTGCTGGGTTTGGAAATCGATTCCGAATCTTAA
- a CDS encoding SDR family NAD(P)-dependent oxidoreductase, which produces MDISPEEMEICLRVLQTVSEDVAIAQSHDRFKSLVAKIYKQGKKIQRGAERVRRASEDWGLKEETQLVQSKANPLGKRALPQEGKGKRLNRPVSCYICKQPYRDLHFFYHLLCPTCAALNYDKRSQRADLTGRTALVTGGRVKIGYQVVLRLLRDRARTIITTRFPVDCARRLSGEPDFEEWRDRAIIYGLDLRYLPGVEAFVRDLRDREPFLDILINNAAQTIKRPLGFYQHLLERERAPLHSLPSEVRGLIANEENRESFLLENQMPSQPHFLPTTIENFPANILDEDGQQLDLRPLNSWLLKLDEVSTTELLEVQLVNAIAPFILTGQLKSLLARSPAKRRFIINVSAMEGQFNRQNKTIYHPHTNMAKAALNMMTRTSAADYAKDGVYLNSVDTGWITDENPYSKKTHLQNERGFYPPLDLIDGMARIYDPIAQGINHPDIPLYGHFLKNYVPYPW; this is translated from the coding sequence ATGGACATTTCGCCGGAGGAGATGGAGATTTGTCTGAGGGTATTGCAGACTGTATCGGAAGATGTGGCGATCGCGCAATCTCACGATCGATTTAAGAGTCTGGTTGCCAAAATTTATAAGCAGGGGAAAAAGATTCAACGGGGTGCGGAACGAGTGCGGCGTGCGTCTGAGGATTGGGGGTTGAAGGAGGAGACGCAATTGGTGCAGTCGAAAGCGAATCCTTTGGGAAAACGGGCGTTACCGCAGGAAGGGAAGGGGAAAAGGCTCAATCGTCCTGTTTCTTGTTATATCTGCAAGCAGCCTTATCGAGATTTGCATTTTTTTTACCATCTTTTATGTCCGACTTGTGCGGCGTTGAATTACGACAAGCGGAGTCAGCGTGCGGATTTGACGGGACGAACGGCGTTAGTGACGGGGGGACGGGTTAAGATTGGCTATCAGGTGGTGTTGCGGTTGTTGCGCGATCGCGCGCGAACGATTATAACGACGAGATTTCCAGTGGATTGCGCGCGACGTTTGAGTGGGGAACCGGATTTTGAGGAATGGCGCGATCGCGCGATAATTTATGGGCTGGATTTGCGCTATCTTCCGGGGGTTGAGGCGTTTGTGAGGGATTTGCGCGATCGCGAACCCTTTCTCGATATTTTGATTAATAACGCCGCACAAACTATTAAGCGCCCTCTGGGATTTTATCAACATTTGTTAGAAAGGGAACGCGCACCACTACACTCTCTGCCGTCTGAAGTTCGCGGATTAATCGCCAATGAGGAGAATCGCGAGTCTTTTTTACTGGAGAACCAAATGCCTTCTCAACCGCATTTTCTCCCCACAACGATAGAAAATTTCCCGGCGAATATTTTGGATGAAGATGGACAGCAGTTGGATTTGCGCCCTTTGAATAGTTGGTTGCTGAAATTGGATGAAGTGAGTACGACTGAGTTGTTAGAGGTTCAGTTGGTTAACGCGATCGCGCCTTTTATTTTAACGGGTCAACTGAAATCTTTGCTCGCGCGATCGCCTGCCAAGCGTCGTTTTATTATCAATGTATCGGCAATGGAAGGGCAATTTAACCGCCAAAACAAAACCATTTATCACCCCCACACCAATATGGCAAAAGCCGCATTGAATATGATGACGCGCACCTCCGCAGCAGATTACGCAAAGGACGGGGTTTATCTCAATAGCGTCGATACCGGGTGGATTACCGACGAAAATCCCTATTCCAAGAAAACTCATTTACAAAACGAGCGAGGTTTTTATCCCCCTCTCGATCTTATCGACGGAATGGCACGAATTTACGATCCGATCGCGCAAGGGATTAATCACCCTGATATACCCCTATACGGTCATTTTCTCAAAAATTATGTCCCATATCCTTGGTAA
- a CDS encoding helicase C-terminal domain-containing protein: MNADSAYISRVHEVLKAFLRDRRPSSWIHHLTMARLVARALYVGRSTLIQTGSARSKYALSYLTSALLSEEPIVLVTPEWVQEILLEELIPPLRSAIGSSKEILAVHLQGVPQDFKGLILTTPQIWLRDRLTHQGNFPPSIPTLIDPADDLEEWARSLLTASLHAEDWNALMQHYPDSADAIRNARVKLTKSIFAHPKNPYECYLIDATEASHLEQLLQTLLPPPPLAPRNGYAKYAQSLHEDLHPWLRFWHQWHREGQLMWVDINREQGQFTLNLAPINVAKTLQPIWEKQPVIFIGGFLDWQTPAPIYRRQLGLGDVACLKFSPNRQSEHIQLYLPDRLPMPNTPEFKTVLMQQIRILTTVSRPQGKSIAILIEDVPLKAQVAAMLAAEFGSLVQVEKTNLAENGIIIGGWDFWRSRQDRLPAPQLLIIATLPIPSMEHPLVAGRVNYHKRKHQDWFHNYLLPTALRELQRAVVPVRESQGVVALLDNRVERRSYGGKILAALEPFARINYIDDNWFS; encoded by the coding sequence ATGAACGCGGACAGTGCCTATATATCAAGAGTTCACGAAGTCCTCAAAGCTTTTCTACGCGATCGTCGCCCGTCAAGCTGGATTCACCATTTGACAATGGCGCGATTGGTTGCCAGAGCCTTATACGTGGGACGTTCGACGTTGATCCAAACCGGAAGTGCGCGATCGAAATACGCCCTGAGTTATTTAACTTCTGCTTTGTTGAGCGAGGAACCCATTGTTTTGGTGACACCGGAGTGGGTGCAAGAAATCTTACTTGAAGAACTGATTCCGCCTTTGCGTTCGGCGATTGGAAGTTCCAAAGAAATTTTGGCGGTGCATCTCCAAGGCGTACCGCAAGATTTTAAAGGATTAATCCTCACAACGCCCCAAATTTGGCTGCGCGATCGCTTAACCCATCAAGGGAACTTTCCCCCCTCCATTCCCACCCTGATCGATCCCGCAGACGATCTTGAAGAATGGGCGCGATCGCTCCTCACTGCAAGTCTCCACGCAGAAGATTGGAACGCCCTAATGCAGCATTATCCCGATAGTGCCGACGCAATTCGCAACGCCCGCGTCAAACTCACTAAATCTATTTTTGCCCACCCCAAAAATCCCTACGAATGTTATTTAATCGATGCCACCGAAGCCTCGCACCTCGAACAACTCCTCCAAACTCTCCTCCCTCCCCCACCCCTTGCGCCCCGCAATGGTTACGCCAAATACGCCCAATCGCTTCACGAAGACCTCCATCCCTGGTTGAGGTTTTGGCATCAGTGGCATCGCGAAGGACAACTCATGTGGGTGGATATTAACCGGGAACAAGGGCAATTCACCCTTAATCTCGCCCCGATTAACGTAGCAAAAACTCTACAACCCATTTGGGAAAAACAACCCGTTATTTTTATCGGCGGATTTCTCGATTGGCAAACCCCGGCACCCATTTATCGCAGGCAATTGGGTTTAGGAGATGTGGCGTGTTTGAAATTTTCCCCCAATCGCCAAAGCGAACACATTCAATTGTATTTGCCCGATCGTTTGCCGATGCCCAACACCCCGGAATTCAAAACCGTGTTGATGCAACAAATCCGCATCCTAACAACAGTGAGTCGCCCTCAAGGGAAATCCATTGCCATTTTGATTGAAGATGTCCCTCTCAAAGCTCAAGTGGCGGCAATGCTTGCGGCGGAATTTGGATCTTTGGTTCAAGTGGAGAAGACCAATTTAGCAGAAAATGGCATTATCATCGGCGGGTGGGACTTTTGGCGATCGCGCCAAGATCGATTGCCCGCACCCCAACTCCTGATTATTGCAACCTTACCCATCCCATCAATGGAACATCCCCTCGTTGCGGGACGAGTGAACTACCACAAACGCAAACATCAAGATTGGTTTCACAACTATTTGCTCCCCACAGCTTTGCGGGAATTGCAACGCGCTGTCGTTCCAGTCAGAGAATCTCAAGGGGTTGTTGCTCTTCTTGATAATCGCGTCGAACGTCGCAGCTATGGAGGTAAAATTCTTGCTGCCCTCGAACCTTTTGCCCGAATTAATTACATTGATGACAATTGGTTTAGTTGA
- the mrdA gene encoding penicillin-binding protein 2, with amino-acid sequence MARVAPIGKITPISQAGRKTTQRTVGGTYQAVFVMGIISLLLLGGIGSRLAYLQIVEGKTNQERAENNRIRTIPKQPVRGTIFDRKGKVLASSRLSHSVFIWPIAQTKNNWDKTVERLARVLEIPEEEIRQKVTQSDYSAPTLIRIARGLDVGQITALKEYNSDLEGIEIDIEHVRDYPEEDLGAHVLGYTGELDAEQLEKRKKDGYRLGDIVGQMGVEESLESQLRGEWGGKQVEVNGKGKVLRILGQKEAKAGKDITLTLDAELQKVAAATLGRRKGAIVALDPRNGEVLAMASYPTFDPNIFSGRITPQMWEELQGEGNPFVNRALRGFPPASTFKVVTATAGMESEKYPPGTVLNTFAYLRVGGTAFGEWNKAGFGPLGYVRALAWSSNTFFGQIGRGVSGPTLIDWSRRYGFGEKTGIELSSESGGLIADEKWKQENYDWEWTVGDTINMSIGQGFTQATPLQVAVMFAVVANGGYRVTPHLFKEEKDESEWRTSLDLEPETLETLRSGLRAVITTGTGSKLGYVPMAGKSGTAEAPPGPTHAWFGGYAPYNDPEIVVVAFAENSGGGGSKVAGPMVAKVVDAYLKGKK; translated from the coding sequence ATGGCAAGAGTTGCTCCAATCGGCAAAATTACTCCGATCTCCCAAGCAGGACGGAAAACCACCCAACGGACGGTAGGTGGTACTTATCAAGCCGTTTTTGTCATGGGGATTATTAGTCTCCTACTCCTTGGGGGAATTGGTTCTCGTTTGGCATACCTCCAGATTGTTGAAGGCAAAACCAACCAAGAACGGGCTGAGAACAATCGCATCCGCACTATTCCCAAACAACCCGTCAGAGGAACCATCTTTGACCGAAAAGGGAAAGTTCTCGCCAGCAGTCGCCTGTCCCATTCCGTCTTTATTTGGCCCATCGCCCAAACTAAAAACAATTGGGATAAAACCGTCGAACGTCTCGCACGGGTGCTAGAAATTCCCGAAGAAGAAATTCGCCAAAAAGTCACTCAATCCGATTACAGCGCCCCAACCCTAATCAGAATTGCACGGGGTTTGGATGTCGGTCAAATTACCGCCCTCAAAGAATATAACAGCGACCTCGAAGGGATCGAAATCGATATCGAACACGTTCGCGATTATCCCGAAGAAGACCTCGGCGCTCATGTCTTGGGCTACACCGGAGAATTGGATGCCGAGCAACTCGAAAAACGGAAAAAAGATGGCTATCGTCTCGGCGACATTGTGGGGCAGATGGGGGTCGAAGAAAGCTTAGAATCTCAGCTACGAGGAGAATGGGGCGGCAAACAGGTTGAGGTGAACGGCAAAGGGAAAGTTTTACGAATTCTGGGTCAAAAAGAAGCAAAAGCAGGAAAAGATATTACCTTAACCCTCGATGCCGAACTGCAAAAAGTAGCCGCCGCTACTCTGGGTCGGCGCAAAGGCGCAATTGTTGCACTCGACCCTCGCAATGGCGAAGTCTTGGCAATGGCAAGCTACCCCACCTTTGACCCCAATATTTTTTCCGGTCGGATTACGCCTCAAATGTGGGAAGAATTACAGGGAGAAGGCAATCCCTTTGTCAATCGGGCGCTGCGGGGTTTTCCTCCTGCTTCAACCTTTAAAGTAGTGACGGCGACTGCGGGAATGGAATCGGAAAAATATCCTCCCGGTACGGTTTTAAATACCTTCGCCTACCTGCGCGTTGGGGGAACTGCCTTTGGAGAATGGAATAAGGCGGGATTTGGCCCCTTGGGATACGTGCGTGCCTTGGCTTGGAGTAGCAATACGTTTTTCGGGCAAATTGGACGCGGCGTGAGCGGGCCGACCTTGATTGATTGGTCGCGGCGTTATGGGTTTGGGGAAAAAACTGGAATTGAGTTGAGTTCGGAGTCCGGCGGGTTAATTGCCGATGAGAAATGGAAGCAAGAGAATTATGATTGGGAATGGACGGTGGGCGATACGATTAATATGTCGATCGGTCAGGGATTTACCCAAGCGACTCCCCTGCAAGTTGCGGTGATGTTTGCGGTGGTGGCAAATGGTGGCTATCGAGTTACACCCCATCTCTTTAAAGAGGAGAAGGATGAGAGCGAATGGCGCACGTCCTTGGATCTCGAACCGGAAACCCTCGAGACGCTACGTAGCGGACTGCGTGCGGTGATTACAACGGGAACGGGTTCTAAACTGGGTTACGTGCCAATGGCGGGGAAAAGTGGGACGGCAGAAGCGCCTCCCGGTCCTACTCATGCTTGGTTTGGGGGATATGCGCCCTATAATGACCCTGAGATTGTGGTAGTTGCGTTTGCAGAGAATTCTGGCGGCGGCGGTTCTAAGGTCGCCGGACCGATGGTTGCGAAGGTGGTGGATGCGTATTTGAAAGGGAAGAAGTAG
- a CDS encoding tetratricopeptide repeat protein — MLEKIADAIKLKDYKTAVRLLKPFLKSEPNNPWAKYYAARIYEETGKLESAQKLYRQVLPKTTSPQLIAKIRQGIARLQGIEENKRQQAISKAQTQPGGTESGVLIVEAISAELKKNAAQQFAKIMGIDPYLARLQLPSRGWRLYRTGSLGELQYYVSTLRQAEISSFCGSLVQLEDVEVFEVQYFLSVEGEAIARCQNQSGQIGTMAFNWSELTQIVRGRVPLFASVVVVDAKHQLQRKTQTQDYANICDLHLPSRNCILRLCDRNYNFKEGMVLEQNSDRLFSRQQETTRRSWQNLMTFIDNKFDRLSVWSDFTPFAETAFGFGEMLDRLDPCLNLKRRDKTPWDAAFQLYSGLVLLRSRDRASI; from the coding sequence ATGCTTGAAAAAATTGCAGATGCAATCAAGCTCAAGGACTATAAAACTGCCGTTCGCTTGCTCAAGCCTTTTCTGAAGAGCGAACCGAATAATCCTTGGGCGAAGTATTATGCCGCGCGTATTTATGAAGAGACGGGAAAGCTAGAATCCGCACAGAAATTATATCGTCAAGTTTTACCCAAAACGACTAGCCCTCAACTCATCGCTAAAATTCGTCAGGGTATTGCTCGCTTGCAAGGGATAGAAGAAAACAAACGCCAACAGGCAATTAGCAAAGCTCAAACACAACCGGGAGGAACGGAATCGGGGGTTTTAATTGTGGAGGCAATTTCCGCCGAACTTAAGAAAAATGCAGCGCAGCAGTTTGCCAAAATCATGGGGATCGATCCTTATTTGGCACGTTTGCAGTTGCCCAGTCGCGGATGGCGCTTGTACCGCACGGGATCTTTGGGAGAATTACAGTATTATGTCTCGACCCTCCGTCAGGCAGAAATTTCTAGTTTTTGTGGTTCTTTGGTTCAACTAGAGGATGTTGAAGTTTTTGAAGTTCAGTATTTTCTTTCGGTGGAGGGGGAAGCGATCGCGCGCTGTCAAAATCAATCGGGACAAATTGGTACGATGGCATTTAACTGGTCCGAACTGACCCAAATCGTTCGAGGACGAGTGCCTCTGTTTGCTTCAGTGGTGGTGGTGGATGCCAAACACCAACTCCAGAGGAAAACGCAAACCCAAGATTACGCGAATATTTGCGATTTGCACCTGCCCAGTCGGAATTGCATTCTTCGTCTGTGCGATCGCAACTATAACTTTAAAGAAGGAATGGTTCTAGAGCAAAATTCAGATCGGCTTTTTTCCCGCCAGCAGGAAACAACGAGGCGGAGTTGGCAAAATTTAATGACCTTCATTGACAATAAATTCGATCGCCTTTCGGTTTGGTCGGATTTTACCCCTTTTGCAGAAACTGCTTTTGGGTTTGGGGAAATGCTCGATCGACTAGACCCCTGTTTAAATCTCAAACGGCGCGATAAAACTCCTTGGGATGCGGCTTTTCAATTGTATAGCGGTTTAGTTTTATTAAGATCGCGCGATCGCGCTTCAATTTGA
- a CDS encoding response regulator, translated as MSIDPIKILLVEEEQGDRAPLGTLLAQIVRTIPFIITHTQTLPFALEQLQTNSFDILLLDLALLGSERLVAFEQFNAQANFVPIILLSGLDDANLALEAVCQGAQDYLVKSQLDSRLLVRSIR; from the coding sequence GTGAGCATCGATCCCATCAAAATTTTGCTGGTAGAAGAAGAGCAAGGCGATCGCGCCCCCCTTGGAACGCTACTCGCTCAGATTGTTCGGACAATACCTTTTATCATCACTCACACTCAAACGCTGCCCTTTGCCCTAGAACAACTACAAACCAACAGTTTTGATATCTTACTTTTGGATTTAGCTTTGTTAGGTAGTGAAAGACTGGTTGCATTCGAGCAATTTAATGCTCAAGCGAACTTCGTCCCAATCATTCTACTCAGTGGATTAGACGATGCGAACCTTGCCCTAGAAGCGGTTTGTCAAGGCGCACAAGACTACTTAGTGAAAAGTCAACTGGACAGTCGCTTGCTGGTGAGATCGATTCGCTAA
- the psb34 gene encoding photosystem II assembly protein Psb34: protein MTQSTNSETPGAAQKNYSDGSELKPAEVGARQEREGNEPPNQPSAETTKKSDPQAGYTVSRDGLVNNYATTPKVYKAEYPSPEEQRKYVVLGAIALGFVLLLTLTAVLVS, encoded by the coding sequence ATGACTCAATCTACAAACTCAGAAACACCTGGCGCAGCACAAAAAAACTATAGCGATGGCAGCGAGCTGAAACCTGCGGAGGTTGGCGCGCGACAAGAACGAGAAGGCAACGAACCGCCTAATCAGCCATCTGCGGAAACAACGAAAAAAAGCGATCCCCAAGCGGGTTATACGGTTAGCCGCGATGGGTTGGTGAATAACTATGCAACCACTCCAAAAGTTTATAAAGCCGAGTATCCTTCCCCAGAAGAGCAACGCAAGTATGTGGTTTTGGGCGCGATCGCGTTAGGTTTTGTTTTACTCTTGACCTTAACTGCCGTACTGGTTAGCTAA
- a CDS encoding ABC transporter ATP-binding protein yields MAQTFIPIEDSARSASVPFDVELRQLFKVFNGEPVVKGVDLAIRKGEFFSILGPSGCGKTTILRAIAGFEIPSSGEVLIQEQPMNDVPPYRRPVNTVFQSYALFNHLTVAENIAFGLKIKRLPKSEVETRVLEALAGVRMESFARRYPNQLSGGQRQRVALARALVNRPAVVLLDEPLGALDLKLRKEMQVELRKLHRELGLTFVMVTHDQEEALSLSDRIAVIRGGKIEQVGTPSEIYERPKTAFVADFIGDTNLFQGRVTARGETELTIATESGLQIVVRSASFPDSDRVVASVRPEKIKLSLDPPNVEQNCFEGRLQHAMYLGTRVQYVVELLTGEMVMVMQPNLVEDLPELDTPIYAFWLATDCLALENFDDSKAEG; encoded by the coding sequence ATGGCTCAAACGTTTATTCCGATAGAAGATTCCGCTCGGTCTGCATCTGTTCCTTTTGATGTGGAACTCCGTCAGTTGTTCAAGGTTTTTAATGGCGAGCCTGTGGTGAAAGGGGTGGATCTGGCGATTCGCAAGGGAGAATTTTTTAGTATTCTGGGCCCTTCTGGTTGCGGTAAGACGACTATTTTACGCGCGATCGCGGGATTTGAAATTCCCTCTTCCGGGGAGGTTCTCATTCAAGAGCAACCCATGAACGACGTTCCGCCCTATCGCCGTCCGGTGAATACGGTCTTTCAGAGCTATGCTTTATTCAATCATTTGACGGTGGCTGAAAATATTGCCTTTGGTTTGAAGATTAAAAGATTGCCGAAGTCTGAGGTGGAAACGCGAGTTCTAGAAGCCCTAGCAGGCGTTAGGATGGAATCTTTTGCCCGTCGTTACCCCAACCAACTCTCCGGGGGACAACGGCAGCGCGTCGCCTTAGCCAGGGCGCTGGTCAACCGTCCGGCAGTTGTTTTGTTGGACGAACCTTTGGGGGCGCTCGATTTGAAGTTGCGCAAGGAAATGCAGGTGGAGTTACGCAAGCTGCATCGGGAGTTGGGATTGACGTTTGTGATGGTGACCCACGACCAAGAGGAGGCGCTGTCGCTGTCGGATCGAATTGCGGTGATTCGCGGGGGGAAAATCGAACAGGTGGGAACCCCAAGCGAAATCTACGAACGCCCTAAAACGGCATTCGTGGCGGATTTTATTGGCGATACTAATTTGTTTCAGGGTCGGGTGACAGCGCGGGGAGAAACGGAGTTAACAATCGCAACGGAAAGCGGACTCCAGATTGTCGTACGATCGGCTTCGTTTCCCGACTCCGATCGCGTGGTGGCGAGCGTCCGACCGGAAAAAATAAAATTGAGCTTAGACCCCCCCAATGTCGAGCAAAACTGTTTTGAGGGGCGATTGCAACACGCAATGTATTTGGGAACTCGCGTACAGTATGTGGTTGAGTTGCTTACGGGAGAGATGGTCATGGTAATGCAACCCAATCTTGTAGAAGATTTACCGGAGTTGGATACGCCGATTTATGCTTTTTGGTTGGCGACGGATTGCTTGGCTTTGGAGAATTTTGATGACTCAAAAGCGGAAGGCTGA
- a CDS encoding CHAD domain-containing protein, translated as MKKTTAKDAKTFGDWAYLAIAKHYKKMVKHEVGVLADQDPEELHQMRVGMRRLRSAIAGFAPALSLPKASNSRKVGKIARILGELRDLDVLSETLTQHYQPLLPQAEQKPLDRVFKTINKRRGKTFDRVKSTLEGKSYRKLKQGFTKWLEQPEYRAIAQVPIPVVLPDLLLPQVSQILLHPGWLVGAEIEKETLKVVEISDPLSINKLLENDAAPLHDLRKEAKRSRYQMELFASFYGKEYKQQLSDIKEIQTILGEIQDSFVLAEFLNPLLKSNLADRMPALWEILVKTRQKKWHDWQILQQKFLNVKTRQNLRATVQKPTTSKVKSTRRRRSPARKKTS; from the coding sequence ATGAAAAAAACAACCGCTAAAGATGCAAAAACTTTTGGAGATTGGGCATATCTCGCGATCGCGAAACACTACAAAAAAATGGTCAAACACGAGGTGGGTGTTCTCGCAGACCAAGATCCCGAAGAGTTACATCAAATGCGCGTGGGAATGAGACGATTGCGCAGCGCGATCGCGGGTTTTGCTCCCGCACTCTCCCTTCCTAAAGCTTCAAATTCGCGTAAAGTTGGTAAAATTGCCCGCATTTTAGGGGAACTTCGAGACTTGGATGTTTTAAGCGAAACCCTCACTCAACACTATCAACCCCTTCTTCCCCAAGCAGAACAGAAGCCATTAGATCGAGTCTTCAAAACCATTAATAAACGCCGTGGCAAAACCTTCGATCGTGTTAAATCCACCCTGGAAGGCAAATCCTATCGCAAACTCAAACAAGGATTTACAAAATGGTTAGAACAACCTGAATATCGCGCGATCGCGCAAGTTCCAATTCCCGTCGTCTTGCCCGATCTGCTCCTTCCTCAAGTCAGCCAAATCCTACTGCATCCCGGTTGGTTAGTCGGTGCGGAAATTGAAAAAGAAACCCTAAAAGTTGTTGAAATTTCAGATCCCCTATCCATCAATAAACTCCTAGAAAACGACGCAGCGCCCCTGCACGATCTGCGCAAAGAAGCCAAGCGATCGCGCTATCAAATGGAACTCTTTGCCTCCTTTTATGGAAAAGAGTACAAGCAGCAATTGAGCGACATCAAAGAAATACAAACCATTCTCGGAGAGATTCAAGATAGTTTCGTCCTCGCTGAGTTCCTAAACCCCCTACTCAAAAGTAATCTCGCGGATCGAATGCCCGCGTTATGGGAAATATTAGTCAAGACGCGCCAAAAAAAATGGCACGATTGGCAAATATTGCAACAAAAATTCCTCAACGTTAAAACTCGCCAAAACTTGCGCGCAACCGTACAAAAGCCGACAACCTCCAAGGTAAAATCAACCCGACGAAGACGCTCCCCAGCCAGGAAGAAAACGTCCTAA
- a CDS encoding alpha-amylase family glycosyl hydrolase gives MVNTIEFKLLAPYNKEASLIGSFSNWEDIPMQKDKKGYFRTQVELEDGTYQYKFRVRSRSWFFESDQWIEVNDPCATNIDGPTQHGIVRIKEGQKIVDTYVWQHDNHPLPTDYELVIYEMHVSDFSGGEDDPHERGQYQHVIEKLNYLCDLGINAIELMPIKEYPGNYSWGYNPRYFFATETSYGTTEELKHLIDECHARGIRVLLDKIYNHSETSSPLTQIDHDYWYYHEPRDLDNSWGPEFNYEFYDETFDRKPAWEFVGDAVRFWIEEYHFDGIRYDAARQLANYDFMYWIVQTAKETAGSKPFYNVAEYIPEQIDITNIDGPMDGCWHESFYITVKAHICGDTFNLEQLKEVLDCQRQGYMGTTNVVNYLSNHDHERLMVELAKRDIFEEEAFRRLKLGVVLLMTAVGIPMVWMGEEFGDYHRRTPEPAKIEWMLLKHDLNRSLWQHYQSLIRLRRNNHALYTENIDFFYEDIDSKVLAYTRWNEEGSRVVVVANFSGNHLADYRIPHFPANGVWREWMGNCDVEAEEDRISIDLLEYEAKVFVWGS, from the coding sequence ATGGTCAACACAATCGAATTTAAACTCCTCGCTCCTTACAATAAAGAAGCATCTTTAATTGGCTCTTTTTCTAACTGGGAAGACATTCCCATGCAAAAAGACAAAAAAGGCTATTTTCGCACCCAAGTCGAACTCGAAGACGGGACGTATCAATACAAATTTCGCGTTCGTTCGAGAAGTTGGTTCTTTGAGTCCGACCAATGGATAGAGGTCAACGACCCCTGCGCAACGAATATCGACGGTCCCACCCAACATGGAATTGTTCGCATCAAAGAAGGGCAAAAAATTGTCGATACCTACGTTTGGCAGCATGATAACCATCCCCTCCCCACAGATTACGAACTGGTCATCTACGAAATGCACGTTAGCGACTTTTCCGGCGGCGAAGACGACCCCCACGAACGCGGTCAATACCAACACGTTATCGAAAAGTTAAATTATCTGTGCGACTTGGGGATTAATGCCATCGAACTGATGCCGATTAAGGAATATCCCGGTAACTACAGTTGGGGGTACAATCCTCGCTACTTCTTTGCCACAGAAACCAGTTATGGAACGACAGAAGAGTTAAAGCATCTGATTGATGAGTGCCATGCTAGGGGAATTCGCGTCCTCCTAGACAAAATTTACAACCATTCCGAAACCTCCAGTCCCCTAACCCAAATCGACCACGACTATTGGTATTACCACGAACCTCGCGACCTCGATAATAGCTGGGGACCAGAATTCAATTACGAATTTTACGATGAAACCTTCGACCGCAAACCCGCTTGGGAGTTCGTTGGCGATGCGGTACGCTTCTGGATTGAAGAGTATCACTTTGATGGCATTCGCTACGATGCAGCAAGGCAGCTTGCCAACTACGATTTTATGTACTGGATCGTTCAAACGGCAAAGGAAACCGCAGGCTCCAAGCCATTTTATAATGTTGCCGAATATATCCCCGAACAGATCGACATTACCAACATTGACGGCCCGATGGATGGGTGTTGGCATGAAAGTTTTTATATCACCGTCAAGGCACATATCTGCGGCGATACTTTCAATTTAGAACAGCTAAAAGAAGTCCTCGATTGCCAGCGTCAGGGATATATGGGGACAACGAATGTGGTTAACTATCTAAGCAACCACGACCACGAACGCTTGATGGTTGAGTTGGCGAAACGAGACATTTTTGAGGAGGAGGCGTTTAGGCGCTTGAAATTGGGTGTTGTACTGTTAATGACAGCGGTTGGCATTCCAATGGTTTGGATGGGAGAAGAGTTTGGGGATTATCATCGCCGCACTCCAGAACCGGCCAAAATTGAGTGGATGCTTTTAAAACACGATCTCAATCGCAGTTTGTGGCAGCATTACCAAAGCTTGATTCGCTTGCGGCGAAATAATCACGCGCTTTATACGGAGAATATTGATTTCTTCTATGAGGATATAGACTCTAAGGTGTTGGCTTATACGCGCTGGAATGAGGAAGGGTCGCGGGTGGTGGTGGTTGCTAATTTTTCTGGCAACCATCTTGCGGATTATCGGATTCCCCATTTTCCGGCGAATGGCGTTTGGCGCGAGTGGATGGGAAATTGTGATGTTGAGGCGGAAGAAGACAGGATTTCTATAGATTTACTGGAGTACGAAGCGAAAGTTTTTGTTTGGGGATCTTAG